cacttataaagatgcatatgttatatgagatgcgtgacttctgtcacaactataaagatgtttagatgtgataTATGGAGATGTAAAAGATGACtataggcacatttaggatgacccatcctaatatgaaaaatgttgatgctatgatatgtatgtgagatgatatgtttgatgatacgtgccttaacgacttaatatgacttttatataatgttttaaatggacaaacgttttataaactatgtgttatcttacttaggtaattcattagctaacacttgctctcttaaaatgtgttgtgccctcaggtccagcATTAGTGAgtaggtagatgtgagaagacatgaggcatgggtagataatcttgaagctggctatagtttacccatagtagTTGTTCGCTTTAGACATTTACTTTacgtttagataataatgacttgtattaaTAATGtagtcggttgtttaatgttgggcaaccgatgggtttccatttagacttgttttgacgatatggctagtaacaccaatTAATGAGTAAACCAAACatattttgctggtttggacttttaaagtttacttccgctttcttttgacgccgttaggcgaaagcttttggaaatccatatttttaaacgacgggtgttacaagtgAAATCTAGAAAGGGGGGGGGGTGAATAGATTATACCAATTTATAACTTCTTTTTGTGAAATTATTCATAAAACAAAGTTTAGATACTTGGTTTGTGCAAAGATGAATATAATGGCAATAATCAATCAAATACAAATGAATATAAGAGATAGAGTTAGAAAGAAATCACCAAACACTTAAACACCGTGATTTATAGTAGTTGGGGCGAATGTTAACGAATTATCCTTAATCCACTCCTCGATTCACCAATCGAGAGTTGTAGCACTATGATCTCCAAACCCGGTGGAGAGTccgatcttacacacttgacacTTCAAGGATGCAATAACCCTCAATACTTCAAGAGTTACCCAAATCTCTAACCACTAGAGATTTTACACTAACTTGTTCTTACACTTTAAGAActcaaattgtaacaccccgctaaagcggaatatacgggatgcacagataagcacaattgcatacagtacaagttccaataCAGCGAATAACATTAACAAGAACACAAGtacgatagttattacagaacatgagATGTACTCAAAATAGTCAATAATCataagacagaacaattgtttTTAAGAACCAGAACTTGAACTGAAATCACAAGGAAATTCTTCACAGCTCCAGATCTTGTATGCTCGAATAATCgccaaaaggatgagcttagaaagcaagactcctatgctaacaAGGTCTActtagcctagcctgaaaagcatgtaagttcaaaaggtcaactacaaaagtagttggtgagattcacataaagtacgttTAGCttacatataagtatatatgtataataagaactgGATCACAAGAACAAGATGataagttttgtacgttgaaccaatgtactttgtaataataagaACTAAGTCATGAGGtctgcactttgaacataagtacttcaTAATAGTAAGaacagaacaagaacatataatgaactttagatATAAATtgtcactgctaacccgattggccagaacgAACTgtaatgtaatgatatgctCATATTGCTCAAGTACGTTAGATAAGGTCTAGatcagaacaagaacaagtaatatgcatcctccagaactgtggagaatgagggtgggcctaccctaacagcgctgtccataattacctacggttcattccctgaactgtgggatatgaattgatagcagtgaagaagaactgaacaagtacatgtacgaactagaacataataaagatcaagtacagtagtataaatgtatttaagatcctgcccattctaaacttaaatactcttttaaacagtttgagaatcatatcataagtagttcaagatcataatatagtacataaaatagttcaagaacatatgtacaagtacaaaatagttttcatgcttttcagtccccgataaagaacttgaacaaaatgtacgaatggaggattagtgaactcacagtgatctggtacaagcacagtagtaaacacagagaacaagcacagagatagataagttatatctatcaagatccaagcacgtcttgatgaaagcctaagtacatatcattgatcataaataagtacatatattagttcaagtgattaattaatcactgaAATGCCCTTGACGAATtcatgatttggtcctttgaagatctttgaacgttttgactcaaaagagtttaaatgaactttaagtacatgaactggactcgaactgaacttATTAGAACTCACagataagtacttatcgtgttaatgggttgaacgtgtctttaataatgaactttagccttaagaacttgatttagttgttcatagaacttgTACTTTAATAATCAAGATAGAACGTGTCTTTAGTGTACTCAATCAGGGTTTGCACAATGTACGTTGTTTTAGATCGACTCATGAACTAGCTTTGATGTTAATAAGTAGCCTTTGGTGTGATTGATCgagtgataatgatgttatgaactggTTTAGAGATTAATGATCAAGTGTGGTATGTTATAGAACAAGTTCGTGTTGTTTTCTGATGAATACAAGGTTGTCTAGGGTTTTGGTTGCAAGGTCGTCTCACTGGACAAGttcaagatcgttctaggtgtTTCATGTTCAAGATCGTCTCACTAGACCAAGTAAGATTGTCTTATTGAACAGggtacaagatcgttttagtggACAGagcacaagatcgtttcaagtgtTAAGatacaagatcgttttaagtaaggaggctcaagatcgtcttaagtaCATGTTCAGGATCGTTTTGGGGTTCgaactaggtcaagatcgttttagttgtcaagtcaagatcgtcccatttaaGAAGCACAAGATCGTCCTATATTTCAAGGTCAAGAAGAAGATCAAATTTAGTTTcatgaacaagtgtttgagcaaaaccgatccCAAGGATCAGTTACCTTTTAAACGTACCAACAAtcatcacaacaccacacaagatcgaacgaaCAAGTACAAGGTACCAAGAAAGctgcctaggacgatcttgggacaagatcgtcccatccAAGATCGTCCCAATGCCCAAAACGGGCTGAACAACACAATCACACATTACGAaggtctagatcgattccgggacttgttagaacatagcATTAGTGCGTATATGCACCTtaacactaaccaataacattttaacgatttcaagaccatctataacatgaacaagttgtggcacatcaagaacaagttttccttcactttcaaaaatgagttttgtagattaaagcatgttatgacccaaatttgttcacacaaatgttattaaacacatttagacacaaacctaTTAATCATTAAcatgattttcaatcaaaattggaccaaataatcaagaacatgaacttgaaaaagtacacttttaatttgatcaaaaactcataatttgttgttgttaactGAGATTTGATTTCAGAAACAcattttgattatcacaaggatgctaaaagtacaaacgattttggtttaacaacccaaaatcaaaggatgaattttgtgtgtgttttaggtgGCTGCACTaggtgtttttagagagagagagaagaaagatggagaagagaagagaatgaatagtgTTTCTTTCTCAAGGGTTTCCATCtctttctttatatacctttcccatattaaatgaacttaataaatgcaaggactatttgcgaacattttgaactagaacatttatgaacatgaacgtttatgaaccgaattttaatatttcattgtacttaatcatgaactcgtcacataaatcaagaattaagatcaaattgaccttcatataagcacataatttaggtctaaagcacgtcaagaacttagataaattgaactgtctagccgttctagtggcgaaagtacgtttcaaagaacttatttagaacatctctaagacggttgttacacaaATGAAATCCTAATCACTAGAATTTCCACACAATACTTCACTCTCACTAGAATGAAGTTTACAATGATTTGTAGCAATGATTATCTCACTAATTAATAAGCTCACTACACAATTCACTCTTGCTAGTATATCAAATTTGAATAGATAATTGATTTgataattgaaaataaaatcataGGAACTTGATATGCAAGAGGTGAGTCTTCAAGTGACACCAAGGATGGATTATATAGAGAAGTGAGAGAAAGGCCCGTTTGAATTCGCGGATGCTTTATCATCTGCCCTTAACATCCGTCGATCTACTTTCTGCAACACCACCTTGTTCTTGACAAAAAGTAACAATCCGTTCAAGCCATGTCTAATTCCCTTTCAGACTTCATTCCCTTACCATAATAATATAGAAACAAGGATTGAAAAAGGTAGGAAGATGCTTACTCAAAATGTTGAAGTCTTGGTAGACACATAGTGCTACATTCTCTTACCAATCTGCACACCATCCGCAGATTTTGCAGGAGACACATAGTGCTACATTTTTGCCAAACTTGATCCATTTTCAGTTTTTGGCTTGGAAATAGCGTATACATGCATAAATCAATGTTTATCTTGTTTTACATTCGTTTCATGTATTATTtaacatcatcaaaatcaaagagaCGTTATTTAACTTGAAAGTGCCTAAAATGCAACAAcactccttttctttttcttgaatgTTTCTTTGTTTAAAAAGTGTAGGCCAAAACTACTTCTTTCTTGAATTGAATGTGTTCCTTTTGTGACGCCTCTTACCTTTTCTTTCTCTAAAACGCCACGGGGGCGGTGTGTAGGGGGTTCCGGGTGTTCTATGCCCAAAAGTGCCAAAGCACGCCTCATTCCGGGTAGTCTCAATTACCATCAGATAGTGCAATACCAAGAAGTTATGTGACGCACTTTGGGGACAGTACTGCCGACTGCCTCTCAGCTTGGTAAAATGCGACATACAAATATATGGTGCGCCGTACTTGGGGCGATATTAGTTTGGTCCGACACACTCAGAGGATTGTGTACCGCATTATATCTATATTCTTTTCGTTATATTTTATTGAGTAGTTATGAAAGTTGTCTATATACGCATATTGTTGTGAGTcgatggtatatatatatatacagtctTAAAATAAACGGGTGTTATACGTAGATTATACACGATCTTTTGGCTGACATTTGGCTGAAAaatttctaaataaatgcaaccctttttaatagttatataagtATAACTTCGTACACTAAATTAGAGCATGTAATTTGTTTAATGTATGATATTAACTATCAGTGTTTTCAACTTCAAAGCTCACATGCTagctgttttttatttttattattaattaaccgAGTATCATATCTGAACCATAATtgatatataatgaataatggAACCATCAACTAATTACCTAAATAGATATCGATTAAAGAAACCACTGAACCGGAacatttggttttggttttgatttggttttagcCTTTAGGCCGTAACCAAATCAAAAACCGAATCATGTACAATCATAACaaaaaaagttgttttattTCTTCATAGCTCTTTTTCAGATAGAATTCATAGAAAGAATGTTTACAAAAACCATTTGAGAAAGCGGAAGTTTTAATAACAAAGCCACTAATGTACATCAGGTACGTACCTTtgtggcaaaattaaaaaaggaaagaaaactaTTTGTTATAATGTCGTTGacattttcaataaaatatacTGTAGTTATTATTTACTATTGATACATAtgtcaaataaaaatattagttattttaaactttaaatttgatgtatattatgtaatgttatgcaatgatacaattaacaattacaatggttattattatttatttatttattattattgatggtgcaattcaaaaataaaaaagaaagtattTGCAGAAATATAACACATGTAAATCCCATATCAAGCTATATACACAAAAAGCTGACACATTTTAATCCATTGTTAAATATAACACATAAATTTTCTTTGATCTCACGCTAACAATtacacacaaaaatatatagtatttgtttgaattttaacaAAAGTGGTGAATCTGGAATTCGGAATAAAACAGTGAAGAGATcatctttcatttctttttgtatataaaaaaaaagtcaaaacttaaaagaaatgaaatgaacaTGCTTGCTTATTGAATAGAAGAAAATACAGTTGGGAtcttgagcattgcttgtctAACAGTAAACAAACGTTTCCATTGTTGAAGAACACCAACTCTTGCAACTCCACACCTACTTACAACCAACAagtttttcttcaattttttcatcttctttccaACCTTGATCTTTAGCTTAAATATCTTTACTTTCAGCCAAGACGGTTTTCGGCTTTTTCGGATTGAACTGTCTACCTTTTCCAAAGATTTATAGATCAAGAATTGCGCTTTTCGGCTCTTTATCTCCTCTGGATCTTCCATTTCTATCTTTGAGTATGCATATGATTTGATGCTATAAACATCCATTTTAATTTGTCACAAAcaaatggaaagaaaaagagagatgAGATAGATAGATTATGAGAGAGACTATTTAGAAGGTCTTATTTATAGGGAGGGAATGACATTTATAAGGTGTTATTTTAGGGAGAGTCTTTGCATGTCAAACTGTCAATAAAATATACAGTAGAAATTTTGTCAAGGCCGGTGTTATTTGT
The sequence above is drawn from the Erigeron canadensis isolate Cc75 chromosome 4, C_canadensis_v1, whole genome shotgun sequence genome and encodes:
- the LOC122598376 gene encoding uncharacterized protein LOC122598376; protein product: MDVYSIKSYAYSKIEMEDPEEIKSRKAQFLIYKSLEKVDSSIRKSRKPSWLKVKIFKLKIKVGKKMKKLKKNLLVVSRCGVARVGVLQQWKRLFTVRQAMLKIPTVFSSIQ